The DNA segment CGATAGGATTTCCATAGTTCCGTCTCATCCTGCTGGTTATATTTATCATACTTTTTGGACATAAGCTCGGATCTGGAAAAACCTTGACCTTCATTCTAAAGTGTCGAGCTTCTCAGAAAATTGCAATAGCATTTTTTGAGGCAAAAACAGGGAAATCAAGCAGTTTTTTGTCTCATTAGAATTCTGTGTGTATGAAAGAGAAATTTAAGAGAAAAAGAATCACTTCTCGCCCATATCATCCCGCGCCATCATCGTTCTGATCGCTTCCGCCATCAGCTTCGGTTCGTTTTTGATCGCAATATTTTCGACCATGATATGATCTCCGAAGTTTCCGCTTTTCTGACGTCTCGGAGTCGCGGAAGCAAAAACTTCCGTGCTGGAAGCGCTATCGCCGGAAGTGGATCCAAAATCGGAATCCCCTCCTTGGTTGCTATAGTCTCGCATCGCCATCGCACCGTCTTCGGATGAAGAACCGGACGCAACGAATTCCCCGCCAAGATTGGAAAGAAAGTCCAAAAATTCAGGAACCTTCATTTCAAGAACCGCGTGAACCCCAAAACCGAAAACCGAAAATGCGATCGTGGATAAAATGGAAACCAAAACGATATGACCAAACTGATTGCCCGCGAGAAATCCGCAAATCGGACTTACGATCATCGCGATCACCGCAAATACACCGATAAAAAGAACCTGAAGATTCAAGGATTAGTCTTCGTCGCCCTTCTCGAGCTCTTTTTCCCGGACATCCATAAAGTTAAAAAACTTTTTGAAGAACCCACTGATTCCGGCTTCGTCCAGAGGCTCCATTTCCTGATTTAAAAGCGAATATGTAATTCGATTGAGGCAAGCTGCTGCCTTACTTTTCGGAGAATGGATGATATACGGCTTTTGTTCCCGAATACTTTTTTCCACTTCTTCGTCCTGAAATATAAATCCGAGGTTTTCGACCTTTACTTCCAAAAACTGACCGCTGATATCGATGACACGATCCGCCACTTTCTTTCCTTCGATGGCGCTGCGCACTCGATTGACGACCATTTTTAGATTCTTGTCCCTGCTCTGAGACACGATGGCCTTGATCAGTCCGTACGAATCCGTAATCGCCGTCGGTTCGGGAGTTGTGACTACAATTACGTCGTCGGCGGGAAGGGTCAAACCGATCACGTTCGAACTGATTCCGGCTCCGGTATCAATGATCATAATATCGTAATTGTCTAATTCTGAAAAACCTTTGATGAGATTGTTTCTTTGAGCATCGTTCAGATTCGCAAGTTGAGAATATCCGGAAGCTCCCGCGATGATGTCCACCCCTTCCGGGGTTTGAATGATGATGTCCTTTAAACTCTTATGACCTTTGACCACGTGATAGAGATTGTATTTGGGAATGATTCCTAGGATGACATTGACGTTCGCAAGTCCTA comes from the Leptospira sp. WS92.C1 genome and includes:
- a CDS encoding MinD/ParA family protein, translating into MDQATHLRKLTEGNTSLKVLSSRKPTTKIIAIASGKGGVGKSTISVNLAISMARAGQKVLVFDGDLGLANVNVILGIIPKYNLYHVVKGHKSLKDIIIQTPEGVDIIAGASGYSQLANLNDAQRNNLIKGFSELDNYDIMIIDTGAGISSNVIGLTLPADDVIVVTTPEPTAITDSYGLIKAIVSQSRDKNLKMVVNRVRSAIEGKKVADRVIDISGQFLEVKVENLGFIFQDEEVEKSIREQKPYIIHSPKSKAAACLNRITYSLLNQEMEPLDEAGISGFFKKFFNFMDVREKELEKGDED